TCCGCAACAAAGCCGACACAACCCGCGCCCTCTACAAATGCGAATACCGGAGGAAGAAATGATCCTCCAACGTCATTCTAGTTGCATTAACCCACGTCATTCTGAGCGAAGCGAAGAATCTAGAAATGGTTTCACACTTATCGAACTGATAGTCACAATCGCCATCTCCGGCATCTTCTTCACCCTCGCCATGAACCTTTACACCCAGGCCGTCAAAGGCCAACTCGCCTTCACAAAGAAGGACGCCGCCTACATGCAGCGCTCCGTCGACATTGCCAAAACAAAAAGGATGCTCCAAGAGCATCCCGGTAAATGTGTTGACGGAATTTATGTCCTAGATTCCGCGGACAATGTCATCCCAGCCTCTACCCACCCCCTGCAATGCAAGGAACTGAAAAAAGCCAGAGTTGTGGTGTACAACAATCTTGGAAGCTGGGTTGTAGAACAAAACTAATTTAGTCCTTTATGCATCGAACAGGCAAATACGATTCTGTATCCGTAAGTTTGGTTCCGATAGTTCTTGCAATATCACCAGACTGTGCATCTTCTATGTTTCTTATATAGAATGTATATCTCTGGAAATTGTCGCCGCTAATACTCCACAGATAAACGAAATCTTTTTCAAAATATCTATAAGAAGCATAGTCATCATCATTTGCACCGAAACGTCCCGTATTTGTTAGCGAGAATCCGTAAGTATCTGTTCCAAGCAAGGACGGGTCAATGATTGCATCGTAATTGCCATCAAGGAAATCCATCATGGTCTTAAATTCTTTAGCAGAGGGAATGTGCCATCCGCTAGGACAAAGACCTTGATACGGTTCAACCAATTTATTTTT
This portion of the Fibrobacter sp. UWR4 genome encodes:
- a CDS encoding type II secretion system protein, encoding MILQRHSSCINPRHSERSEESRNGFTLIELIVTIAISGIFFTLAMNLYTQAVKGQLAFTKKDAAYMQRSVDIAKTKRMLQEHPGKCVDGIYVLDSADNVIPASTHPLQCKELKKARVVVYNNLGSWVVEQN